A region of the bacterium genome:
TGATCCACATAGCGCCCACTTACGGGGTGCTCCTCAAGGAACTGGGGATTGCGTCCTTCACCGCCCCGGTGAAGGAGACACAGGGAAACATAAACGACAGCCCCATAGACTTTCGGGTCGCGGTTTTTAACGGCCATCCGCTCACCGAGGGGTTGAAGGGGTTTGGGCTTTACGGCGGCTGGGGCCTTTTCCCTTCCAGCAAAAGCTCACTGACGCCCGTCGCCACTACCTCTAAAAATGCGTGGCTTGACATAAACAACAATCAGGTGAGGGACGCAAACGAGGCATATCGCGCCTTTACGATGGTATTCGCCGGGACGAAAGGGAAGGGGCGCTACGCGATCTTCGGAGACGACGCCATCTTCCAGAACCGTTTCATGGACCCGGACAACTCGAAGCTGGCGAAAAACCTCGCACTCTGGCTGTCGCCCCCGAAAGCCCTCTAGACACCCTCCGGGCAAAAAAAAGCCTCCGCTGCGGGAGGCTTTTTCATTTACGGCAAAAAGAATTCCAGGGAAACCCGGGCCGCCCCGAAATGGGGGCGAAATCCGAAAGAATCGTCCTGGATTTTAAGTTTCTAGCCCCAGGGGAAAAAGAAAGTCAGCCGGAGAACCGGCGAGAAACAAACTTTTCGCTAAACTGACGGGGCCGAAGGGTTGAACCTTCAGGCCCCGTTTATGGCCGAAACGTTAAATTATCCCGCGCGGCAAGCCTCGCGGGTTCTTCAAAGAGACCTTAGCCGCGGCGGCGGTTAAAGCATTCCTTGCAGTAAACCGGTTTATCCTGGCTGGGCTGGAACGGAACCTCCGTGGATACGCCGCATTCGTCGCATACCGCGGGGAAGGTCTGTCTGCGGGGACGGGTGTCGTCGCCACGGCGGGGTTTTGCGCCCTTGCGCGAATCCCTGCAAACCTTGCATCTGGTCGGCTCATTGCCGAAGCCCTTCGCGGCGTAGAACTCCTGTTCGCCGGCCGTGAAAATGAATTCCTGTCCACAATCCCTGCAGTTGATTGGCTTGTCCTGATACATCGTTGATTCCTCTTTTTCCCCTTATGGGTCCTTTTCTGGAGTTTTGCGGTTTATTTAGCATAAACCACGGGTTGAATCGGCAGGAGCATATCACAACAGACTGTAAAAACAACACTTTTTGAACCAATTTAATATTGAAGAGTTGCTCTTTTAATGTCCCGATACTTCCGGAGGATTGAAGTGGCGAAAAAAGACAAACAATAACGGGTAGTTATGCACTGGTCACGGCGGCTGCGGGGTTTTCGGCGAACACCCCCGGAAGACCCAAAAAAATACCCGGCCCCTGCTGGCGAAACTTGTTTCACCGCGCAGGGGTAGCAAAATTCTATCTGTCGCAGATAAGTTGGCCTCCTACGGCAACGTTTTCGGGCATGCTCTCCCTGATCTGAATGATTATCTTATCCTTGGGCATTCCATAGGCTTTAGCAGCCACCTCCGTCAGCCCTTCGGCGAGGAATCTCTTTACCGACAGATCTCCTATAGCCGGTCCTTCCACGGTTATTATGGGCATTTTCTTTTCTCCCTTTTCGTTTCGCGTTTGCGGTTCCTGCGAATGGTTATAGTTTATTTGAAACGGAAATGAAATACTTCCGGGAATGCCGCGCAAAGGCGGAAGGTTTCAGAGAGAAATTTTTTTTGAAGTTGACACGAATTTGACGCGATAGTACTAAACCACCCCTGTTATAATTTAGCATTCAGGTATTTTTACCCGAGTATTGCCGGCGAGGAAATTGATGAGACTTACCGCACTTGAAAAGCTCCAT
Encoded here:
- a CDS encoding 4-oxalocrotonate tautomerase, which codes for MPIITVEGPAIGDLSVKRFLAEGLTEVAAKAYGMPKDKIIIQIRESMPENVAVGGQLICDR
- a CDS encoding zinc-binding protein, with the translated sequence MYQDKPINCRDCGQEFIFTAGEQEFYAAKGFGNEPTRCKVCRDSRKGAKPRRGDDTRPRRQTFPAVCDECGVSTEVPFQPSQDKPVYCKECFNRRRG
- a CDS encoding DUF4350 domain-containing protein, producing MRSLYVFFIAVFLALPAQSLAGKPVLLIDQGHGQQFLIEKEGALDLSKLARVFRDEGFEVRALTGKVTPKDLSGVDAFVTSGLFVPYDNDERKEILGFIERGGAMSMMIHIAPTYGVLLKELGIASFTAPVKETQGNINDSPIDFRVAVFNGHPLTEGLKGFGLYGGWGLFPSSKSSLTPVATTSKNAWLDINNNQVRDANEAYRAFTMVFAGTKGKGRYAIFGDDAIFQNRFMDPDNSKLAKNLALWLSPPKAL